Proteins from a genomic interval of Rhodococcoides fascians A25f:
- a CDS encoding acyl-ACP desaturase produces MARDLTQLELLQELVPTAEDNVNRHITMAREWHPHDYVPWDEGRNFAALGGQDYDPEQSKLSDVAQAAMITNLLTEDNLPSYHREIAENFSRDGAWGTWVGRWTAEENRHGIVMRDYLVVTRGVDPVALEEARMIHMTNGYASPAGSQVGLLHSVAYVTFQELATRVSHRNTGKVCDDPIADRMLQRIAADENLHMIFYRNITGAAMDISPDQTLQAVSDIVTNFVMPGAGMPNFRRNGVLMAKHGIYDLRQHLEDVVWPVLRKWNVFERNDFTARGENKREELAAFLEDLERQATKFEEMRDRSLARERAKAEARAS; encoded by the coding sequence ATGGCGAGGGATCTGACACAGCTCGAGCTTCTGCAGGAGCTGGTACCCACTGCCGAAGACAACGTGAACCGTCACATCACGATGGCGCGCGAATGGCATCCCCACGACTACGTGCCGTGGGACGAAGGCCGCAACTTCGCCGCCCTCGGCGGCCAGGACTACGACCCCGAACAGTCCAAGCTCTCCGACGTCGCCCAAGCCGCGATGATCACCAACCTGCTCACCGAGGACAACCTGCCCTCCTACCACCGTGAGATCGCCGAGAACTTCTCCCGCGACGGAGCCTGGGGCACCTGGGTCGGCCGCTGGACCGCCGAAGAGAACCGCCACGGCATCGTCATGCGCGACTACCTCGTCGTCACCCGCGGCGTCGACCCCGTCGCCCTCGAAGAAGCCCGCATGATCCACATGACCAACGGCTACGCCTCCCCCGCCGGATCACAGGTCGGCCTGCTGCACTCGGTCGCGTACGTCACCTTCCAAGAACTCGCCACCCGCGTCTCGCACCGCAACACCGGCAAGGTCTGCGACGACCCGATCGCCGACCGGATGCTCCAGCGCATCGCCGCCGACGAGAACCTGCACATGATCTTCTACCGCAACATCACCGGCGCGGCGATGGACATCTCCCCCGATCAGACGCTGCAGGCCGTCTCGGACATCGTGACCAACTTCGTCATGCCCGGTGCCGGGATGCCGAACTTCCGCCGCAACGGTGTGCTCATGGCCAAGCACGGCATCTACGACCTGCGTCAGCACCTCGAAGACGTCGTCTGGCCGGTACTGCGCAAGTGGAACGTCTTCGAGCGCAACGACTTCACCGCACGCGGAGAGAACAAGCGCGAAGAACTCGCCGCGTTCCTCGAAGACCTCGAACGCCAAGCCACCAAGTTCGAGGAAATGCGAGACCGCTCCCTCGCCCGCGAACGCGCCAAAGCCGAAGCACGCGCGTCGTAG
- a CDS encoding M50 family metallopeptidase, with translation MNEFWDRISAVSPDPPVWIVQVAALVALVIVVLPQTWRIARNVVTIAHEGAHLFVALITGRQLMGLRLHSDTSGVAISKGKPTGLGVIAMTFAGYVGPSLLGLGAAFVLGTQHAVAVLWIGVISIALMLLMIRNIYGLLSLVVVGAALFVVSWWGTGEQQVAAAYFITFFLLIAGPRPVLELQKSRSAGRARDSDADQLARLTFLPGIVWVGLFLLVTVGSLALGAWRILVPVQ, from the coding sequence GTGAACGAATTCTGGGACCGCATCTCCGCGGTGAGTCCTGATCCACCGGTGTGGATCGTCCAAGTTGCTGCTCTGGTTGCACTCGTCATCGTCGTGTTGCCGCAGACGTGGCGGATCGCACGCAACGTGGTCACCATTGCGCACGAGGGCGCGCACTTGTTCGTCGCGCTGATCACCGGCCGACAGCTGATGGGGCTGCGACTGCATTCCGATACCTCGGGCGTCGCGATTTCGAAGGGTAAGCCCACCGGCCTCGGCGTCATCGCGATGACCTTCGCAGGTTATGTGGGGCCGTCGCTGCTCGGGCTCGGTGCCGCGTTCGTGCTCGGCACCCAGCATGCGGTGGCGGTGCTGTGGATCGGCGTCATCTCGATTGCATTGATGCTGTTGATGATTCGCAACATCTACGGCTTGCTGTCGCTCGTCGTTGTGGGCGCTGCCCTGTTCGTCGTCTCCTGGTGGGGCACCGGCGAACAGCAGGTCGCGGCGGCGTATTTCATCACGTTCTTCCTGTTGATCGCCGGCCCGCGGCCCGTTCTCGAACTGCAGAAATCGCGCAGCGCCGGACGGGCACGGGACTCCGACGCCGATCAACTCGCCCGACTGACCTTCCTGCCCGGCATCGTCTGGGTCGGATTGTTCCTGCTCGTCACCGTCGGCTCATTGGCGTTGGGGGCGTGGCGCATTCTCGTTCCGGTGCAGTGA